The Bacillus andreraoultii sequence ATAATAGGCGATAAATTGCATTGGTACTACAGAGATAAGAGGTGTTAGTAATTCATGTACTTCCGGTAAGATAAAACGGTCGCCGTCCATTTCTCGTCCTTTCATGGAGAAGATACAAGTATTGGCACCACGTGCAGCAACTTCTTTCACATTACCCCGAATTGGTAAGTTTACATTTTCCTGCGTTGCTAATGCGAATACTGGTGTTCCTTCTTCAATTAAAGCAATTGGTCCGTGTTTTAGTTCTCCACCGGCAAATCCTTCAGCTTGAATATATGAAATTTCTTTTAGTTTTAATGCGCCTTCTAAGCAAACAGCGTAATCAAGGCCACGTCCGATAAAGAAACTGTTTCGTGCAAAGGCTAAATAGTCGCTCGCAATTTGTTCAAATTCATCTCGCGCATCGCAAAGCTCTTCCATGGCACTTGCAACAATTCCAAGTTCATGGGGTAGATCTACATCAAGTGCAAGACCTTTACTTCTCGCAGTCACCTCAGCTAAGATGGACAGTACGGCCACTTGCGCCGTATAAGCCTTTGTTGAGGCAACAGCAATCTCTGGACCAGCATGCAATAATAATGTGTAGTCCGCTTCACGAGAGAGTGTTGAACCCGGAACATTTGTAATCGTTAATGCTTGATGTCCCATTTCTTTCACTTGTACAAGTACGGCACGGCTGTCTGCTGTTTCACCACTTTGCGAAATAAAGATGAATAACGGTTTTTCCGATAATAACGGCATATTATAGCTAAATTCACTTGAAACATGAACTTCAGTTGGAATTTTTGCTAACCGCTCGATTAAATTCTTTCCAATCATTCCGGCGTGATAACTCGTTCCACAAGCAATAATATATAAACGATCCGCTTCATTTAAAGCCTCGACAATCGTTGGATCGATAACAAGTTCACCGTTATCGTTTTGATATTCTTGAACAATTTTACGAATAACAAATGGTTGTTCATCAATTTCTTTTAACATATAGTGAGGATATGTTCCCTTTTCAATATCACTTGCATCAAGTTCTGCGATAAATGGCATTCTTTCAATGAGCTTTCCATCTAAATTAAAAATCTTCACATCATCACGGGTTACAAGTACCATCTCTTGGTCCATAAGTTCAAGAAATTCTTTTGTAACTTGTAACATGGCCATCGCGTCAGATGCAACAACATTGAAGCTGTCACCTAACCCAATGAGTAATGGGCTTTTATTTTTCGCAACATAAATCACATCACTATTTTCTCTATCCAGTAATGCTAATGCATACGATCCTTTTAGCGCTTTTAACGTTTGTTGGAATGCTTCTTGAACACCGTAACCATCATTTACGAACTTCTCAACTAATTGAACAATAATTTCTGTATCTGTATCACTTTTTAATGTAACATGTTCCAGGTATTCCGCTTTTAACTGTTCATAGTTTTCAATCACACCATTATGAACAATCGTGAACCGTTCAGATGCACTTTGATGTGGATGTGCATTTACTTTACTTGGTTTTCCATGAGTTGCCCAGCGCGTATGTCCTATCCCAACAGTTGCAGTCACTTTTTCATCAACAATGGTACGAAGATCAGCAATACGACCTTTTTCTTTAAAAAGATGAACACCCGCTTCGTTTAAAACCGCAATTCCAGCGGAGTCATAACCTCTATATTCAAGTTTTTCTAAACCCTTTAATAAAATTTCCTTTGAATCATTATTTCCAATATAACCGACGATACCACACATAGTTTTTGCCTCCTAAAGTGTTAGGGGCAAGACATCTCTATATATGGAATTCTCCCAGGGACATCTTGCCCCCTTATCTCCATTTTTTACTTTTATTTTTTACGCATTTTTCTCCCCTTTGTGCAAAGAGTCACCCCTTTGTTTTAAGAGAGAAATCTCGACTATGCGTTAAGTCGGAAGGCATCCGCCGAAAACTTCGATAAACCTTCTCCTCGTCAACTAGTCCTATGTTTCTCATTTCGTACACAATTCATGAACAGTTCCTATTTCGAAGTGTTGTCAAAACTGTGCACGCTCAAACGACTTGAGTAAAATGAGAAATATACTAGTTCTGGCGCTTTTTATAAAATCCTTTCAATCGATCCTCCTTCCTTTTACAAAGAACATATCCATCATAAAACAAACTATTTAGAGCCGTCAATAGAAATGTTTCACAAACTATCAAAAGACGGCTATTAAAAAATATGCATAAAGGAATTTTTTTGTTCCTTTATGCATATTTCTCGTTATTCCTCTATACCCATTTCAGCTCGAACGACGCTTGCTATACGGTTAACGTAGGAATCACATTCTTCGATAGTAGCTGCCTCGACCATTACACGTACAAGTGGTTCAGTGCCGGATGGCCGAACTAATACGCGACCATTACCAGCCATTTCCTTTTCAACTTGTTCAATAACTTCCTTCACCTTTTCATTATCTGTTACATGATGTTTATCCATTACTCGAATGTTAACAAGTCTTTGAGGGTATTTTTTCATTTCCTTCGCTAATTCTGACAATGGCTTTTTCGTTTGTTTTATAATATTAATAAGTTGTAAACCTGTTAACATGCCGTCCCCAGTTGTATTGTAATCAAGGAAAATGATATGGCCAGACTGCTCTCCACCAAGATTATACCCATTCTTTTTCATTTCTTCTACAACATAACGGTCACCAACCGCTGTCTGGATGCTCTTAATTTCCTGAACTTCCAATGCTTTATAAAAACCAAGGTTACTCATAACAGTTGATACGACGGTTTGCTGCTTCAATCTTCCTTCTTGTTTCATATATTTTGCACATATGTACATGATTTGATCGCCATCAACAATTTCACCATTTTCATCAATGGCGATTAAACGGTCGCCATCGCCATCAAAGGCAAGTCCAACATCGGCGCCTTTTTCTAACACAAATTTTGCTAAACTTTCTGGATGTGTTGATCCTACTCCATCATTAATATTTAATCCGTCTGGAGAAGCACCCATTGTAGAAAGATCTGCTTCTAAGTCCGCGAATAAGTAATTTGCTAGGGATGAAGTTGCCCCATTTGCACAATCGAGTGCAATATGGATTCCTGAGAAATCATCATCAACCGTTTGTTTCAAGTATTGAATGTATTTTTGACCACCTTCAAAATAGTCATTAACCACTCCTAAGTCTTTACCAACAGGACGTGGTAGCTCGTCTTGTTCCATTTCGAGATACTTTTCAATTTCATCTTCTTGTTCATCCGTTAATTTAAAACCATCTGGACCAAAAAATTTAATTCCATTATCTTCAACAGGATTATGTGATGCAGAAATCATGACTCCTGCTTGAGCGCTCAAAGCTTTTGTTAAATAAGCAACCCCTGGTGTTGAGATTACACCTAAACGCATAACCTCTACACCAATCGAAAGTAATCCGGCTACTAAGGCACCCTCTAACATATGGCCAGAAATCCGTGTATCTCTTCCAATTAATACTTTTGGACGTTCATTATGTTCTTTTGTCAATACATATCCGCCGTAACGGCCTAATTTAAATGCTAATTCCGGTGTTAATTCACTGTTGGCAACACCTCTAACTCCATCAGTACCAAAATACTTACCCATCAAAACTCTCTCCTTTTTTTCCAATCTGGACTGGTCAAAACCTTCTTACGTAAATTTTGATTTATTCATCCGTTGAAACTCTGATTTTCGCCTTTGATTCAGCAAGTTTCCATTCGATATCATTTGGACCATCAGCCTTTATTTGTACCTCATGTTCTCCTTCAGATAAACCTTCTACGTTCACGAAAACATGGAAGTCATCTTCTTTCACACCTTTTAACTGTTCGTCCGTTCCTGTCACTTCAATATCAACCTGTCCATCATCTGGATCTACATATTCAAGTGAATATTCGTCACTTAGTCCGTTATATTGAATTGGAACATGTTTAATTGTCTTTGTATCTTCTTTTTCTACGGTCACTTTTACAGAAATGGAATTTGGTGTAACCGTATGAACACCATCTACTAAAGTAATTGGTATGTTCAGTTCTTTATTATCATCAATATTACTTACATTTACTGGAATCTCAATGTTTGTAATTTTATCTAATACACTTTGTTTTCCATATAAAACAACTTCTCTAACAGCTGGCTCGATATCCTTAATAATTACTCCATCTTTTGGTGTACCTTGCTGTTTAATGACAACTGGTACAGTTTTTTGCGGACTTTTAATCGGAATCGTTACATCTACCTCAGCTGGCTCAACTAATACATTTAATTTATTCAAGTTTTGATCTAGTACCGAAACGGTGGCCTTTTGAGTAAATGTTTGGTTTACCGATTCATTTCTTTCAATAATCGCTTTTACATAGCTAATTTTCTCAATAACATCTTTACCAGCAGTTATTTTTACTGTGTTCGGTTTTATCACCGGTTCTTCCGATAAATAACCCTCTTCTAGTAAGGCTTTGTTAAATTGTACATCAATTGGAAATTCTTTTGTAACTTTTTCTTGTACATTCACATTTACTGCCTCAGGTTTAATCGTTACATTCAGTTTTTCGGAAATATCACGGATTTCAAATTTTACCCGTTGATTTCCAATTTCGGCTTTTGTTAAATCAAGATAAACGGTGAAATCTCTTAAATTTTGGGCCGATTTCACTAAACTTTTATTTCCTTCTACTATAATATCTACTGTCTGCGGGGCACCGGTGACAACAAAATTACCTTCATCATAATATAAAACAACAGGAACGTCCTCTATCGTCTCTGTACGGGTATTATTACTATCCGCACTAGGTATGTTACGATTTTGGTCAATATAAGCTGTTGTATATAATAGTAAAGCTAATATTAAAGCAAGTCCCCGGACAAACCATTTACTTTCCATCAAATTATCTAGGAATTTATCCATCTTTTATCACCTCTTTTTCACCCACTTACTCCAAATACTATTTGGAGCTTGAGGTTCTAAAGGTTTTACTAGTCTATCGGTTAACATGTCCCGGAGCTGATCTAATGAAATTTCACGATGTAATTCACCATTTCTCGTTAACGATATCCCTCCTGTTTCCTCTGATACAACAACAGTCATACTATCAGTTACTTCACTAATTCCGACTGCAGCACGATGTCTTGTCCCTAATTCTTTTGAAATAAATGGACTTTCCGATAATGGAAGATAGCAGGCCGCAGCTTTAATTTCATCATTTTGTATAATAACAGCACCATCATGCAGTGGTGTATTCGGAATAAACGTATTAATTAGCAGTTCAGAAGTTACTTTAGCATTCATTGGAATTCCTGTTTCTATATAATCATTCATGCCTGTTTCTTGAGCAATCGATATTAATGCACCGATCCGCCTTTTTGCCATATAGTCACATGCTTTTACAATTGCATTAACAATTTGTTGTTGTTTTTCTTCCTCTTTTTGCCTTTGCCTTGTAAAAATTCGACCACGCCCAAGTTGTTCTAGAGCTCGACGTAATTCAGGCTGAAAAATAATGATTATAGCTAGAAATCCCCATTCAATCACTTGTTCCATGAGCCATTCCAGTGTTCTAAGACCAAGTATATTGCTCAAGCCTCTTAACACGAGAATGATAAAAATCCCATTAATTAACTGAACAGCTTTTGTTCCTCTAACAATCATAAAGATTTTATAAATAAAGTACCAGACAACTAAAATATCGACGACACTTGCTACATAATCAAGAATCGTATAATCGGCAAAAAAATTAGCAAATGGCATAAACCTTCCTCCAATTATTCGTCCAAAAACAA is a genomic window containing:
- the glmS gene encoding glutamine--fructose-6-phosphate transaminase (isomerizing) encodes the protein MCGIVGYIGNNDSKEILLKGLEKLEYRGYDSAGIAVLNEAGVHLFKEKGRIADLRTIVDEKVTATVGIGHTRWATHGKPSKVNAHPHQSASERFTIVHNGVIENYEQLKAEYLEHVTLKSDTDTEIIVQLVEKFVNDGYGVQEAFQQTLKALKGSYALALLDRENSDVIYVAKNKSPLLIGLGDSFNVVASDAMAMLQVTKEFLELMDQEMVLVTRDDVKIFNLDGKLIERMPFIAELDASDIEKGTYPHYMLKEIDEQPFVIRKIVQEYQNDNGELVIDPTIVEALNEADRLYIIACGTSYHAGMIGKNLIERLAKIPTEVHVSSEFSYNMPLLSEKPLFIFISQSGETADSRAVLVQVKEMGHQALTITNVPGSTLSREADYTLLLHAGPEIAVASTKAYTAQVAVLSILAEVTARSKGLALDVDLPHELGIVASAMEELCDARDEFEQIASDYLAFARNSFFIGRGLDYAVCLEGALKLKEISYIQAEGFAGGELKHGPIALIEEGTPVFALATQENVNLPIRGNVKEVAARGANTCIFSMKGREMDGDRFILPEVHELLTPLISVVPMQFIAYYAALHRGCDVDKPRNLAKSVTVE
- the glmM gene encoding phosphoglucosamine mutase, with protein sequence MGKYFGTDGVRGVANSELTPELAFKLGRYGGYVLTKEHNERPKVLIGRDTRISGHMLEGALVAGLLSIGVEVMRLGVISTPGVAYLTKALSAQAGVMISASHNPVEDNGIKFFGPDGFKLTDEQEDEIEKYLEMEQDELPRPVGKDLGVVNDYFEGGQKYIQYLKQTVDDDFSGIHIALDCANGATSSLANYLFADLEADLSTMGASPDGLNINDGVGSTHPESLAKFVLEKGADVGLAFDGDGDRLIAIDENGEIVDGDQIMYICAKYMKQEGRLKQQTVVSTVMSNLGFYKALEVQEIKSIQTAVGDRYVVEEMKKNGYNLGGEQSGHIIFLDYNTTGDGMLTGLQLINIIKQTKKPLSELAKEMKKYPQRLVNIRVMDKHHVTDNEKVKEVIEQVEKEMAGNGRVLVRPSGTEPLVRVMVEAATIEECDSYVNRIASVVRAEMGIEE
- a CDS encoding CdaR family protein, with amino-acid sequence MDKFLDNLMESKWFVRGLALILALLLYTTAYIDQNRNIPSADSNNTRTETIEDVPVVLYYDEGNFVVTGAPQTVDIIVEGNKSLVKSAQNLRDFTVYLDLTKAEIGNQRVKFEIRDISEKLNVTIKPEAVNVNVQEKVTKEFPIDVQFNKALLEEGYLSEEPVIKPNTVKITAGKDVIEKISYVKAIIERNESVNQTFTQKATVSVLDQNLNKLNVLVEPAEVDVTIPIKSPQKTVPVVIKQQGTPKDGVIIKDIEPAVREVVLYGKQSVLDKITNIEIPVNVSNIDDNKELNIPITLVDGVHTVTPNSISVKVTVEKEDTKTIKHVPIQYNGLSDEYSLEYVDPDDGQVDIEVTGTDEQLKGVKEDDFHVFVNVEGLSEGEHEVQIKADGPNDIEWKLAESKAKIRVSTDE
- the cdaA gene encoding diadenylate cyclase CdaA, translating into MPFANFFADYTILDYVASVVDILVVWYFIYKIFMIVRGTKAVQLINGIFIILVLRGLSNILGLRTLEWLMEQVIEWGFLAIIIIFQPELRRALEQLGRGRIFTRQRQKEEEKQQQIVNAIVKACDYMAKRRIGALISIAQETGMNDYIETGIPMNAKVTSELLINTFIPNTPLHDGAVIIQNDEIKAAACYLPLSESPFISKELGTRHRAAVGISEVTDSMTVVVSEETGGISLTRNGELHREISLDQLRDMLTDRLVKPLEPQAPNSIWSKWVKKR